In the Pedosphaera parvula Ellin514 genome, one interval contains:
- a CDS encoding PhoPQ-activated pathogenicity-related family protein, translating to MPLSIQRFPYRLLLLVALLHSSFLAPVRGGALEDYVGQADDSYSWKLINKQEKDGVTIAHIDLVSQKWRDTVWTHKLVVVRPKTVKSPDIGLLFITGNGNGDRQIPVLQMLAERAGAITAVITSVPNQPLYGGKSEDALIAYSFSKYLETGDKSWPLLFPMVKSAARGMDAVQAFSKQEFNQKMERFVVTGASKRGWTTWLTAAVDKRVVAIAPMVIDMLNMKAQTEWQRQVYGTESEQINDYKDADLLSHMNEPPMRELAKWVDPYSYRSRYNMPKLLLLGTNDPYWTVDSLRHYWNDLPGPKLIYQTPNAGHDLNGGKEAMQTLAAFYQMIADHQTLPQMNWNISYRTNDTASITVTVDQPVKSVQLWTAVSTNRDFRKDRWSNHQLKTVTTSGGTEATIERPKTGYEAFLVEAELTSSSGQTYKLSTEARVLPDTQPKTSAP from the coding sequence ATGCCATTATCAATCCAACGTTTTCCTTATCGGCTGCTGCTTCTGGTCGCCCTGCTCCATTCCTCCTTTTTGGCACCTGTGCGCGGAGGTGCTTTGGAGGACTATGTCGGCCAGGCGGACGATTCTTACTCATGGAAATTGATCAACAAGCAGGAAAAGGATGGGGTCACAATTGCGCACATCGACCTCGTTTCGCAAAAGTGGCGGGATACAGTTTGGACTCACAAATTGGTGGTGGTACGCCCAAAAACTGTTAAGTCCCCTGACATTGGACTGTTGTTCATTACCGGTAATGGCAATGGAGATCGCCAAATACCAGTTCTGCAGATGCTCGCTGAAAGAGCCGGAGCCATCACCGCCGTGATTACCTCCGTTCCCAATCAACCTCTTTATGGCGGCAAGAGTGAGGATGCCTTGATTGCTTACTCCTTTTCCAAGTATCTGGAAACGGGAGATAAAAGCTGGCCGCTGCTCTTCCCAATGGTGAAAAGCGCCGCCCGTGGAATGGATGCTGTCCAGGCTTTTTCGAAACAGGAATTCAACCAGAAAATGGAACGCTTCGTCGTCACCGGCGCCAGCAAACGTGGTTGGACCACCTGGTTGACGGCTGCAGTGGATAAACGAGTCGTTGCCATCGCTCCCATGGTCATTGATATGCTAAACATGAAAGCCCAGACCGAATGGCAAAGACAGGTCTACGGAACCGAGAGCGAGCAAATTAATGATTATAAAGATGCCGATCTCCTCTCTCACATGAATGAACCGCCAATGCGCGAACTGGCCAAATGGGTCGATCCCTACAGTTACCGCTCTCGTTACAACATGCCAAAACTGCTTTTGCTTGGCACGAATGATCCTTACTGGACAGTGGATTCATTGAGACATTATTGGAATGACCTGCCCGGCCCAAAACTGATCTACCAAACACCTAACGCCGGGCATGATCTCAATGGCGGTAAGGAAGCCATGCAAACCCTGGCAGCATTTTATCAAATGATTGCCGACCATCAAACTCTCCCGCAAATGAACTGGAATATTTCCTATCGAACCAATGATACGGCCAGCATCACCGTGACGGTGGATCAACCGGTTAAATCCGTCCAACTCTGGACGGCGGTTTCAACCAATCGGGATTTTCGGAAAGATCGATGGTCCAACCATCAGTTGAAAACAGTCACAACCAGTGGCGGGACTGAGGCAACCATTGAGCGCCCGAAGACTGGTTATGAAGCTTTTCTGGTGGAAGCGGAACTGACTTCATCCAGCGGCCAGACCTATAAACTTTCCACCGAAGCGCGCGTATTGCCGGACACGCAACCAAAAACATCAGCCCCTTAA
- a CDS encoding HAMP domain-containing sensor histidine kinase, whose protein sequence is MKVRFPLYSKILLWLVLNFVILALIFFVFVSGQLHLGLDFLIAGKAGERIQSVSEVVSSSLSEAPRTRWNEILQRLGSSYHVQFLLYRNDGEQLAGDESTSVPKAVLNNVMENRRLPQPPEQVGVGEPGRPPRPEDDFGPPEAGPQGPLRRPVVPDPLLTGPHSRFIVHTSDPSQYWVGVRMKVDVPGRPGPSPPMTLLIMSRSLQGGGLFFDFVPWIGVGLGVLVVSALLWFPLVRGITRSIREITRASEEVAAGNFEVRVKDGRNDELGRLGGSINRMTERLAGFVSGQKRFLGDIAHELCTPIARVQMALGVLEQRANSEQSSYVEDVREEVQHMSSLVNELLSFSKASLEPARIKLKAVDLKPIIDQVIHREGNTEVNIQTEIAEHLQIMAEPDLLHRALANVLRNAVRYASEAGPIVISASKEGANEVLISIADSGSGVPEAAIAQLFDPFYRIDVSRARETGGVGLGLAIVKTCVESCGGQVSCRNRKPSGFEVLVRLKAA, encoded by the coding sequence ATGAAGGTCAGATTTCCACTTTACTCGAAGATACTGCTCTGGCTGGTCCTGAATTTCGTTATCCTTGCCCTGATCTTTTTCGTGTTTGTAAGCGGCCAGTTACACTTGGGATTGGATTTCCTGATCGCTGGTAAAGCGGGCGAGCGGATACAATCTGTGTCGGAGGTCGTCAGCTCCTCCCTGAGCGAAGCTCCCCGAACCAGATGGAATGAAATTTTGCAGAGGTTGGGCAGCTCTTATCACGTGCAGTTCCTCCTCTACAGAAATGATGGGGAACAACTGGCGGGGGATGAAAGTACCAGCGTTCCAAAGGCAGTTCTAAACAATGTCATGGAGAATCGCCGGTTGCCCCAACCTCCGGAACAGGTCGGTGTTGGCGAACCAGGTCGGCCTCCACGTCCGGAGGATGATTTTGGTCCTCCAGAAGCAGGGCCTCAAGGCCCGTTGAGGCGCCCTGTCGTGCCTGATCCGCTCCTGACTGGCCCCCATTCACGTTTTATTGTGCATACCTCTGATCCCAGCCAGTACTGGGTGGGTGTGAGGATGAAAGTCGATGTCCCAGGCAGGCCCGGACCATCGCCGCCGATGACACTCCTGATCATGTCGAGGTCGCTTCAGGGTGGTGGTCTGTTTTTTGATTTTGTGCCATGGATTGGGGTTGGGCTGGGGGTGCTTGTCGTTTCCGCGCTGCTGTGGTTTCCTCTCGTCCGTGGCATAACGAGATCCATTAGGGAGATTACCCGAGCCAGCGAAGAGGTAGCGGCTGGTAATTTTGAGGTAAGAGTGAAGGATGGACGCAATGATGAACTTGGAAGGCTTGGCGGGTCGATCAATCGGATGACCGAACGGCTGGCCGGGTTCGTTTCTGGACAAAAGCGGTTTCTGGGGGACATCGCCCACGAGCTTTGTACTCCGATCGCGCGCGTGCAAATGGCGCTGGGAGTTCTGGAGCAACGCGCCAATTCAGAACAATCCAGCTATGTGGAAGATGTTCGCGAAGAAGTGCAGCATATGTCCAGTTTGGTGAACGAACTGCTCTCCTTCTCGAAAGCCTCATTGGAGCCAGCCAGGATCAAGCTTAAAGCAGTTGATCTGAAACCAATAATCGATCAAGTCATTCATCGTGAAGGAAACACTGAAGTAAATATCCAAACAGAAATAGCTGAACACCTTCAGATAATGGCTGAACCCGATTTATTGCATCGCGCATTGGCGAACGTGCTGAGGAACGCAGTCAGATATGCCAGTGAGGCCGGGCCAATTGTAATCTCAGCAAGTAAGGAAGGTGCGAATGAAGTTTTGATTTCAATCGCCGATAGTGGAAGCGGCGTTCCTGAGGCTGCAATAGCCCAGTTATTTGATCCATTTTACAGGATCGATGTTTCCCGGGCGCGTGAAACCGGGGGCGTTGGCCTGGGGCTCGCGATCGTGAAAACCTGTGTTGAATCCTGTGGCGGGCAGGTAAGTTGTCGTAACCGGAAACCCTCTGGTTTTGAAGTGCTCGTCCGGTTAAAAGCAGCCTGA
- a CDS encoding response regulator transcription factor: protein MAHIESNQGKSSDKQGFIKTRLLVIDDDRKLCRLIKDYLEPMGYEIALAHTGPEGAEKAVSETFAAVILDVMLPGMDGFEVLKQIRRASNVPVLMLTARGDESDRIVGLEIGADDYLPKTFSTRELLARLRAVTRRSNQTTKATETPDAQEIVIQDLRVNEGSRTAVLGDKPLDLTPVEYDLLASLARAKGRIKSREQLLDEIAERNYDVFDRSIDVHISALRKKLGDDPKSPRFIRTVRTAGYMLMNPAERYD, encoded by the coding sequence ATGGCACACATCGAATCGAACCAAGGCAAGAGTTCAGACAAACAAGGTTTTATCAAAACGCGTTTGTTGGTCATCGATGACGACAGGAAGCTCTGTCGGTTGATCAAGGATTACCTGGAACCGATGGGTTATGAGATCGCCCTTGCCCATACCGGACCTGAGGGGGCAGAGAAGGCGGTGAGCGAAACTTTTGCTGCCGTGATTCTCGACGTCATGCTGCCAGGCATGGATGGGTTTGAAGTGTTGAAGCAGATACGTCGCGCGTCGAATGTTCCGGTGCTGATGCTGACGGCGCGTGGTGACGAATCGGATCGGATTGTTGGACTGGAGATTGGCGCTGACGATTATCTGCCAAAAACCTTTTCCACTCGTGAATTGTTGGCAAGGTTGCGAGCCGTTACCCGCAGGAGTAATCAGACAACGAAAGCGACTGAAACGCCGGACGCTCAAGAAATTGTTATCCAGGATCTAAGGGTCAATGAAGGCTCGAGGACTGCTGTTCTGGGAGATAAGCCGCTGGATCTCACCCCGGTTGAATACGATTTGCTGGCTTCACTTGCGCGTGCCAAGGGAAGGATAAAAAGTCGTGAGCAATTACTGGATGAAATTGCGGAAAGAAATTACGACGTCTTTGACCGGTCAATCGACGTGCATATCTCAGCCTTGCGCAAAAAGCTGGGAGACGACCCTAAAAGCCCGCGGTTCATCAGAACCGTCCGCACGGCGGGTTATATGCTGATGAATCCAGCAGAGAGATATGATTGA
- a CDS encoding class I SAM-dependent methyltransferase has translation MREVKSPGDQVLLFASNFFKHPKMLGSPIPSPRSLIEQLLKRVDWNSARVIVEYGPGVGTITREILLRMHPEATLVVIEMNHDFVEYLKESFKDARLRVVEGSAAEVQSVLEELGHPQADYVISGIPFSTMPPSMRDEIVQRTYSVLQPKGAFLVYQYSRRVLSSLERIFGKVQRSFMLSRVLPVWFFYCWRQ, from the coding sequence GTGAGAGAAGTTAAATCGCCAGGTGATCAGGTGCTGTTGTTTGCCAGCAATTTTTTTAAACATCCCAAAATGTTGGGTTCCCCCATACCGAGTCCGCGTTCGCTCATTGAGCAACTATTAAAAAGGGTGGACTGGAATTCGGCACGGGTGATCGTCGAGTATGGACCCGGTGTGGGAACCATTACCAGGGAGATACTCCTGCGAATGCATCCTGAAGCAACTCTGGTGGTGATAGAGATGAATCATGATTTTGTTGAATATCTTAAAGAGAGCTTCAAGGATGCGCGTTTGCGGGTGGTGGAAGGTTCTGCCGCAGAGGTGCAATCCGTGCTCGAAGAGTTGGGACACCCGCAGGCAGATTATGTCATCTCGGGAATTCCTTTCAGCACAATGCCTCCTTCCATGAGGGATGAAATCGTGCAGAGAACATATTCGGTGTTGCAACCGAAGGGCGCGTTTCTGGTTTACCAGTATTCGCGACGAGTGCTATCGAGTTTGGAAAGGATTTTCGGCAAAGTGCAGCGGAGTTTTATGCTTTCGCGTGTCCTGCCGGTGTGGTTCTTTTATTGTTGGAGACAATGA
- a CDS encoding SDR family NAD(P)-dependent oxidoreductase, protein MIDLTGKVVLITGAGSGIGAAMAEAFAVAGATLLIADINVPAGEQIVTTLNSSGGTASFIPLDVANEEVCNQVSKKVLETHGQLDVLINNAGVGSVGTILQTTGVELDRLYSVNVRGVFNLTKAFLPSMLDRKYGVIINMASIGGIVGIRDRLAYCTTKFAVVGMTKSMAMDHSHQGIRINCICPGRVETPFVKARIAEYPNPEKAYQEMSSTQLTGKMLRPDEVASAAVYLASDSAASVTGTAFIIDGGWSAGK, encoded by the coding sequence ATGATCGATCTAACTGGTAAAGTTGTGCTAATCACGGGCGCGGGTTCCGGGATCGGAGCTGCCATGGCCGAAGCCTTCGCAGTAGCTGGCGCCACACTTCTGATCGCCGATATAAATGTCCCTGCTGGCGAACAGATCGTTACAACCCTGAACTCATCGGGAGGAACAGCCTCATTTATCCCGCTCGATGTGGCCAACGAAGAGGTGTGCAACCAAGTCTCCAAAAAGGTGCTTGAGACACATGGCCAGCTTGACGTGCTCATCAACAATGCGGGCGTCGGTTCCGTTGGCACCATTTTACAAACAACCGGCGTCGAGCTTGATCGCCTCTATTCAGTCAACGTTCGCGGCGTCTTCAATCTCACCAAAGCTTTTCTGCCGTCCATGTTGGACCGGAAGTATGGCGTGATCATAAACATGGCTTCGATTGGCGGCATCGTCGGCATTCGTGACCGTCTTGCCTACTGCACAACCAAGTTCGCCGTGGTGGGTATGACCAAAAGTATGGCCATGGACCATTCACATCAGGGCATTCGCATAAATTGTATCTGCCCGGGTCGGGTCGAAACTCCCTTCGTCAAAGCCCGCATCGCGGAGTACCCCAACCCGGAAAAAGCCTACCAGGAGATGTCTTCCACTCAACTCACGGGCAAAATGTTGCGCCCGGACGAAGTTGCCAGTGCCGCTGTTTATCTGGCGAGTGATTCCGCTGCCAGCGTCACCGGCACTGCATTTATTATCGATGGCGGTTGGAGCGCTGGTAAATAA